One stretch of Eupeodes corollae chromosome 2, idEupCoro1.1, whole genome shotgun sequence DNA includes these proteins:
- the LOC129946346 gene encoding coiled-coil domain-containing protein 6 yields MESPCESESSLDGGSMLPPSPVSREQLQKRIESLTQQNKVLKAELDTFKIRVKVVQEENRTLKQASVIIQAKAEQEEEYISNTLLKKIQALKKEKETLAHHYEREEECLTNDLSRKLDQLRQEKCKLEQTLEQEQECLVNKLMRKIEKLEAETLSKQTNLEQLRREMVELENTLEQEQEALVNKLWKRMDKLETEKRSLQIKLDQPVSDPTTPRDITNSNGDTASNLSAHIQTLRSEVLRLRANLSAAQKETNKKMQQFAQEEKSIREENLRLQRKLQLEVERREALCRHLSESESSLEMDEERFYNENILVSYGGGGSGSGGSGSGGGGASSHRQRTISSPVPHSPSNSRPLSPGTAAQQNRCYACGQMMNRRTSERFVKPALPTPLFGLNTSAPNVLTNHQLLVGGGPSQTFSGTTAAGSSLSSSMLSNLNTSGGGGGGVGGLGERQNTASTLNNSNVSNPMNISLNNSSSSSSSSIMNTSNSSLSAFPSNIGNTSTSFAQPASPMDTTVYKE; encoded by the exons atggAGAGCCCATGTGAATCAGAAAGTTCATTAGATGGTGGAAGCATGCTCCCACCAAGTCCGGTTTCTCGGGAACAATTACAGAAGAGAATCGAAAGTTTAACCCAACAAAATAA AGTATTGAAAGCTGAGCTTGATACATTTAAAATTCGAGTTAAGGTTGTGCAAGAAGAAAATCGGACTCTAAAGCAGGCCTCTGTTATAATT cAAGCAAAAGCCGAACAGGAAGAAGAATACATCTCGAACACGCTTCTTAAGAAAATCCAAgcccttaaaaaagaaaaagaaaccctAGCTCATCACTATGAGCGAGAAGAAGAATGTCTAACAAATGACTTGTCTCGCAAGTTAGATCAG cttcGACAAGAAAAATGCAAACTAGAACAAACACTCGAACAAGAGCAAGAATGCCTTGTTAATAAGCTAATgcgtaaaatagaaaaactagaAGCCGAAACGCttagcaaacaaacaaacctagAACAATTACGCCGCGAAATGGTTGAATTGGAAAATACACTCGAACAAGAGCAAGAGGCTCTTGTGAATAAGCTATGGAAGCGAATGGATAAATTGGAGACGGAAAAACGTTccttacaaataaaattggatCAGCCAGTATCTGATCCAACAACTCCACGAGATATAACTAATTCAAATGGAGATACTGCCAGCAATTTAAGTGCTCACATTCAGACATTACGTTCTGAAGTTTTAAGACTACGCGCTAATTTGTCAGCAGCGCAAAAAGAGactaataaaaaaatgcaacaatttGCTCAGGAAGAAAAAAGCATTCGTGAGGAGAATTTACGATTGCAGCGTAAATTGCAGCTTGAAGTTGAAAGACGGGAGGCCCTCTGTAGACATCTATCCGAGTCGGAGTCTTCGCTTGAAATGGACGAAGAGAGGTTCTATAATGAGAATATTCTTGTTAGCTATGGTGGGGGTGGAAGTGGATCGGGTGGTTCTGGAAGTGGAGGAGGAGGCGCCTCCTCACATCGTCAGCGCACAATCAGCAGTCCAGTGCCACATAGTCCATCGAATAGTCGTCCGTTAAGTCCAGGCACAGCTGCTCAGCAAAATCGTTGCTACGCATGTGGTCAAATGATG aatcGACGTACAAGTGAAAGGTTTGTTAAGCCCGCTTTGCCCACGCCACTATTTGGATTAAATACTTCAGCGCCAAATGTGCTAACCAATCATCAGCTACTTGTCGGTGGCGGTCCATCTCAAACATTCTCAGGAACAACAGCAGCCGGTTCATCTCTAAGTAGTAGCATGCTATCAAATTTGAATACCagcggtggcggtggtggtggtgttggtGGTTTAGGAGAACGACAAAACACCGCAAGCACTCTTAATAATTCAAATGTATCCAATCCGATGAATATTAGCCTAAATAATTCGTCCAGCAGTTCTTCGAGCAGCATTATGAATACGAGCAACTCTTCGCTATCGGCGTTCCCATCAAATATAGGAAACACATCGACATCTTTTGCTCAGCCAGCTAGCCCAATGGACACAACTGTTTATAAAGAATAA